From the genome of Passer domesticus isolate bPasDom1 chromosome 12, bPasDom1.hap1, whole genome shotgun sequence:
CTTGGCTTGAATCAGGCAGAGCCCTGAAAGCCAGGGGAGGCAAATTAGAACCAGATGAGGACTGTCCACTGGGGACTGAACAGACACTCCGTAAAACAGGGACTGCACTCCCTGTTACAGAGCTCCAAatccagccaaaatatttgagcTGCTGACTGGCCTCACACCACATTTTTGTCCTCTAAAAATCTCCTGGTTTCTGTGTTTCCGTCCTGCCCCTCCCTCTTTGAGACACAAGGCCACAAGACCTCTGTCAGCCCCTGAGCATCCCAGGATGCCCTACCTGGGAAGACAAAGATGAAGCAGGCAGCCAAGCCCCCAATGACAGAGATGACTTTGCCAATGTCAGGGATGAAAAGAGCCAGAAGGAGTGTCAGGAGGAACCAGCTGATGGTCTGAAGCAGGCGTCTCCTCCGCTCCCGAACCACGTCCTCCTCCACTGTCACCCCGGTATAGCGGAGCCAGAGACCCTCCAAGACAGccctgtgggcacagagccaggACAGAGGGGTGTCCTCGTGCTGCTCCTCCTTCCCACACCAGCCCCATCTCTCCCAGCGCTCACCGGCCACAGAAGTGCAGGATGGGGTAGGATGTCAGCACACAGAGGATGATGAAAGCCCGGGCGAGGGCAACAGGGATGTCATTGGAGGGGTAGGACATCAAGACATCCTGCTCCACGCCAGCTCCAAAGGTTAGGAAGCCACAGATGCCTGCCAGGAAGGGAGCAGtcagcaggggacagggacaagtcTCCTGAACATCTGTTTAAGGATCACACTTGGATGGATATGGCACAGAGCACACTGCAGAGGTGTTTGATGGACTCCCCTcctttctccctctgccccttgCTGACCAGAGGGTCCCTGCCCTCCTGAAGCTCACAGCCACTCCAAGGACTGTGCCACACTCACACGGTGTCCCCTCACTTACCAGTGCCTGTGTAGACGAAGAGAGCAATCACCATGGCTGCTGTCACCACTGCCCCCCAGGTCTTCACCTCTGGCTGCTTCATGCTGTTAAAGACTGGCACGCTGCTCAcgtggcactgccaggacacAGAGACAGTGGGGATACGTGATGGGCAGAACCATGGGGCATCCTACTCATGACATTCTGTGTTTGTTGTGATATGATCTCCCAGGTTTGTCACTAGAGAAGGAAAGGGGAGTGGGGGACAGGATGCCCTGTATGTCCTAGCTGGGGTAAAATGGATCCATCTCCATCCAGAGTGGTGAGATATTAAAAAGGCTTCAGCCTCCTTGCAAAGCTGTGCAGTGAGCACATGGGCAGGGTTTTAGCCAATCAACCAGCCCATCACACAAGGCAGGGTTTTAGTCTGCCACCCAGGCAACCACAGGACGGAAGGGGAGTGCCAAGCTCGTGGCCTTACCTGGAACCCAAAGCAGATGGTGGGCATGGCATTGAAGACAGCTGTCCAGGtggaggggctggcaggagagaaACACCCACCAGTCAGACCAGAATCCCCTGTGACCCCCATCCAGTGCACCAGGATGAGCTGGGAGTGCCCAGTGTCTTTGCCTTGCTGCACCCCCCACCCAGCACGATACCATTGCATGGAATGAGGTTTTCTTGGGACCTGGTACTCCCTGAAGACCAGGGTCTTTCACTGAGACAGAAACAGCCAAACCTGAGCCCACAAAAGTAAAAGTATCAGTAAAAAATAAGTGCAAAAAACTGGTTTAACCTTTGCTCTGCCATAAAATGCCTCCACTGGATCCAAAAATATACACTGTGAGGAAGGGCATAAGCCACAGTGGTTGTGCTGGTTAAGGAAATAACCAAAATCATCCAAATATAGACACAGCCCTTGTTGCTGGGTGAGCACAAGCACTGCACAGGGAATCAGGGCCTGGATATGTCAGAGATAAAAACCAAGCAGTGCTATCAAAACCTGTGGTGGAGCCATGGGGACCTTTAAGAggtccttttcctcctcttcccaccTACTCCTCTGAAACACACAAAGGTGCAGCCACTTGGGAGCTTCTGGCAGCAACATGCAGAGTCCCCAGGACCAGGGATGGGACTGATGAAAGATTCATCCCTGGCCTTTGCAGTGCttgctcccacagccctgcctggctctgcagtgCTCTGATGGCACTGACAGCATCGTGTCTCTTGCTCTCACCTGGTGGGGATCTCCACAGGCACCAGCTCCTTGTCAGGCCAGATGTACTTGATGATGATGACTGCTGTGACATACCATGTGCCAATCACACTGAGGGAGCTGTGAAAGGGGATAGGAGGCTGTGAGTGTTCTGCCTCCCCACTTCACGGAgggtctcctcccagcctctccatccccATCTTCTGCCCTACACAGCCCAGGCAACCCCCTCCTGCCTATCAGACCCATTTTTGCTTTCCCTTCCCATGGGAATATATGAGGAAGTGTCACCCGCTGTCCCCCAAGCAGATGCCAACACAATTCTGTTGCATTTGAGGGTTATCTGATCCTTCTGTGAGTGGCAAACCTGCCAGACTTGGATTCTGGGCTGGAGAAAGAGGCGAGTGTTGAAGCAGTGACACTCCTTGGTGCCCGTGCTggtccagctccagcagccaggtCACACCAAGGTTCTtggtggagcagggctggcctgcAGACCACCCAGCCTAGGGACACTTACTGCTGGATTGCCAACTCCAAAGATAGGAAACAATGTAGTTGAAAGCAGCATTCCCTGCTTCCTCCAGCATGCAGAAGGGAGGGACGCCAGCCCTGACGTAGGACACTGTGGCTGCATGGTGCTCAGCCACTCCTCTGCTTCCcagatggggaaactgaggcatgggAAGGCAGAGGATGAGTGGGCAGATATGGCACTAGAACCACTGCATTTCCAGTCCCTGTCCTCTGCAACCGTGCTTAGGTGGGTGCTGGCTGGcccaccccagctcccagccccagagaGCTCTAGCCACTCACCTGGCATATTTTTGGAAGCCAATCTCTTTGGGGATGGAGAGGGGCAGGATGAGCAGGAAGGCCGTGATGCTGATGGTGAACTTGCGGTCTGTGTACCAGCGGCTGCCCCCGA
Proteins encoded in this window:
- the SLC38A7 gene encoding sodium-coupled neutral amino acid transporter 7 yields the protein MAQGTGSINSDYKDWEWSDDAGERARLLQSPSVETVPKNSESQGNSLGATSALGAVFIVVNAALGAGLLNFPAAFSMAGGVAAGITLQMCMLIFIIGGLVILAYCSQASNERTYQEVVWAVCGKVPGVLCEVAIAVYTFGTCIAFLIIIGDQQDKIIAALVKEPEEVGGSRWYTDRKFTISITAFLLILPLSIPKEIGFQKYASSLSVIGTWYVTAVIIIKYIWPDKELVPVEIPTSPSTWTAVFNAMPTICFGFQCHVSSVPVFNSMKQPEVKTWGAVVTAAMVIALFVYTGTGICGFLTFGAGVEQDVLMSYPSNDIPVALARAFIILCVLTSYPILHFCGRAVLEGLWLRYTGVTVEEDVVRERRRRLLQTISWFLLTLLLALFIPDIGKVISVIGGLAACFIFVFPGLCLIQAKLSEIQETRAISWWAQVSYGVFMVTLGAFIFGQTTANAIFVDLTA